A section of the Phaseolus vulgaris cultivar G19833 chromosome 8, P. vulgaris v2.0, whole genome shotgun sequence genome encodes:
- the LOC137824914 gene encoding uncharacterized protein → MKIFMHSTDKGIWKTIENGPFIPQVKRDEVLIYKPSSEWTEAESKKVKFVWIAKKIITSALSCDEFFRVSQCSSAKEMCNILEVTHEGTNDVKRARKHAFIQEYELFRMQKGETICDVQKRFSHIVNHLMSLGKSFDKKELNIKILKCLDRTWQPKVTFISESKDLTSMIVASLFGKLREHELEMNRLVVQESEDKYNKEIALKACNHK, encoded by the coding sequence atgaagatctttatgcaTTCCACTGATAAGGGTATTTGGaaaacaattgaaaatggtcccttTATACCTCAAGTTAAAAGAGATGAGGTTTTAATTTATAAACCTTCATCTGAATGGACCGAGGCTGAAAGCAAGAAAGTAAAGTTTGTCTGGATTGCTAAAAAgataataacctctgctttgagttgtgatgaatttttcagggtatCACAATGTAgttcagcaaaggagatgtgtaACATTCTTGAAGTCACACATGAAGGGACAAATGATGTCAAGAGGGCCAGAAAGCATGCTtttatccaagagtatgagctCTTTAGAATGCAGAAAGGGGAGACCATAtgtgatgtgcagaaaaggttctcTCACATAGTAAATCATTTGATGAGCCTTGGGAAGTCATTTGATAAAAaggagctaaacatcaagatcttgaagtgtcttgatagaacatggcaGCCGAAGGTCACTTTCATTTCAGaatcaaaagatttgacatcAATGATAGTTGCTTCCTTGTTTGGTAAGCTAAGGGAGCATGAGCTTGAGATGAATAGGCTGGTTGTCCAAGAGAGTGAGGACAAATACAACAAAGAGATTGCACTCAAAGCTTGCAATCATAAATAA